Proteins encoded within one genomic window of Pieris brassicae chromosome 12, ilPieBrab1.1, whole genome shotgun sequence:
- the LOC123717457 gene encoding uncharacterized protein LOC123717457 isoform X4 — MSHCDYDTIFYRVFCATVLGIAFTFTVILTNVFIDIDGLLSKKDTVAESTSNFESYRTEDVKNDVQYDDRSDDADPYRVKRSIEPNNFLFQVKNPNIKKMLTNKLANLLEELDEEESTKTNGNVEQTKANTENINNNQKDKNTEENNDNMLHLAMHNILLQGIIGHMDLNNVYKKVHLLVKNFYEHNTEKPNNAIETSKEIPEYTKQNEEEKFFEELLKCKTLKDQVNGTITIS; from the exons ATGTCACATTGTGATTatgatacaatattttatagagtATTCTGTGCAACGGTATTAGGTATAGcatttacatttacagttATTTTGACTAATGTCTTCATTGATATTGATGGGTTGTTATCAAAGAAAG acacCGTCGCGGAGTCCACATCCAACTTTGAAAGTTACAGAACAGAAGATGTTAAGAATGATGTTCAATATGATGATCGGAGCGATGACGCAGATCCATATAGGGTTAAAAGATCAATAG AACccaataattttttgtttcaagTTAAAAACccaaatataaagaaaatgttaacAAACAAACTAGCAAATTTACTTGAAGAATTGGACGAAGAAGAATCTACGAAAACGAACGGTAATGTGGAACAGACGAAAGCGAAcacagaaaatataaataataatcaaaaagataaaaatacagaagaaaataatgataacatGCTGCACTTAGCAATGCATAATATTCTTCTACAAGGTATCATTGGACATATGgatttaaataatgtgtatAAAAAAGTGCACCTGCTTGTCAAGAATTTTTACGAACATAACACCg aaaagccTAACAATGCTATAGAAACTTCAAAGGAAATACCAGAATATACAAAGCAGAATGAAGAAGAGAAGTTTTTTGAAGAGCTTTTGAAATGTAAAACTTTAAAGGACCAAGTCAatg GAACAATAACGATATCATAG
- the LOC123717457 gene encoding protein PFC0760c-like isoform X1, with amino-acid sequence MSHCDYDTIFYRVFCATVLGIAFTFTVILTNVFIDIDGLLSKKDTVAESTSNFESYRTEDVKNDVQYDDRSDDADPYRVKRSIEPNNFLFQVKNPNIKKMLTNKLANLLEELDEEESTKTNGNVEQTKANTENINNNQKDKNTEENNDNMLHLAMHNILLQGIIGHMDLNNVYKKVHLLVKNFYEHNTEKPNNAIETSKEIPEYTKQNEEEKFFEELLKCKTLKDQVNGIKNNSQQINRQKESKVVIKTIIEINDKGKLQRDNSSNNNDIIGLIKLIYNGKSIKIEKLEDTFIKTDKDDGKITTNAQISNKKLSYFTGNPLIQEKQLSDPNWNKIIENYIKQHKVSNDFVKNIENKINRKKRQIKIHYLDSKHATDKPKTAEKIKKDDEELYIEIETHFDGKGIKGEKKKKLVRSLIDKIQKAIHDDGHTATRKKSMSNDIKIMKRNQDPIKMKNDFFLSKIVPAIRDIEHRQLDPISNIISPIDDNFNYNSDRIWNSKVASPTFYSGQPLEAVEMGNLLANYNNEIAKRDQEPITIKNKRIKNRVNDLNNVTFYLKDIDGSGFSVGFNQYVDEPPDMESLKLFSGVENLIQEYHNTYDDSNKMDKVSDNVNNEKGQNYIKREQESISNSHVFRRSVNNDPNLNYSYKKFIKKLIKPINYYKPWKVNGKLLNTIFTNRQYKTTGSPGTINVVSKPIKINDLSVAFINNYYNEIPKKYRVDSLESKLTRQKRSVSVKKISNLNSKIKLNRFININPKFNKKKFNINKRNKRQVNKIRIIARERSKGKKSNEENIILLSPSDMYSKKKGNIPETDASDTQNSDTVPFSEFLNLNYPNQPLIDEYRNEPQSLSMPQYPHIFFEEQTSREYSREDNSAKPYRIQAKPNVRQLTYQPSEVITERSSSVFSNVKLPGVEEIVNAIIPPKSNYKVTVKISPKNTSSIHSGFKEVHTSVNKSYDRNGFRYFSLLNVSQFSKVENVNESNIVPENRRSIPLAPVNKELKEKEKQIQTLFQLHKKRIDSQLDNLKKEKLFIENVLHENEDIKIKRNENVKDPDNPLNVISKIEKPRKTTTPKTFCTVTQSLQTKERKQPDDPETKILIRTIQNNEQTTKEILKKIDVNTDLLRQFLHKLTSQTISTTTEHFERIYGNNNYFHQTDLRNSSENQAISLPQTHYAERMFKPKLSTQQPNFQIRKNQSRFFIDDLEDYNSVSATIKINTTHL; translated from the exons ATGTCACATTGTGATTatgatacaatattttatagagtATTCTGTGCAACGGTATTAGGTATAGcatttacatttacagttATTTTGACTAATGTCTTCATTGATATTGATGGGTTGTTATCAAAGAAAG acacCGTCGCGGAGTCCACATCCAACTTTGAAAGTTACAGAACAGAAGATGTTAAGAATGATGTTCAATATGATGATCGGAGCGATGACGCAGATCCATATAGGGTTAAAAGATCAATAG AACccaataattttttgtttcaagTTAAAAACccaaatataaagaaaatgttaacAAACAAACTAGCAAATTTACTTGAAGAATTGGACGAAGAAGAATCTACGAAAACGAACGGTAATGTGGAACAGACGAAAGCGAAcacagaaaatataaataataatcaaaaagataaaaatacagaagaaaataatgataacatGCTGCACTTAGCAATGCATAATATTCTTCTACAAGGTATCATTGGACATATGgatttaaataatgtgtatAAAAAAGTGCACCTGCTTGTCAAGAATTTTTACGAACATAACACCg aaaagccTAACAATGCTATAGAAACTTCAAAGGAAATACCAGAATATACAAAGCAGAATGAAGAAGAGAAGTTTTTTGAAGAGCTTTTGAAATGTAAAACTTTAAAGGACCAAGTCAatggtataaaaaataatagtcaaCAAATTAATAGACAGAAAG aatctAAAgtagtaattaaaacaattattgaaataaatgataaaggAAAGCTTCAGAGAGACAATAGCTC GAACAATAACGATATCATAGGcttaattaaacttatatataacggaaagtcaataaaaattgaaaaacttGAAGATACATTCATAAAAACGGACAAAGATGATGGAAAAATTACTACAAATGCGCAAATATCAAACAAAAAGTTGTCATATTTTACTGGCAATCCTCTTATTCAAGAGAAGCAACTTTCTGATCCaaattggaataaaataatcgagaattacataaaacaacaCAAAGTTAGTaatgattttgtaaaaaatatagaaaataaaataaaccggAAAAAAcgtcaaattaaaattcactACCTTGATAGCAAACACGCAACTGATAAGCCTAAAACTgctgaaaaaattaaaaaagatgatgaagaattatatattgaaattgaaacacattttgatggtAAAGGGATTAAAGgggaaaagaaaaagaagttAGTTCGAAGTCTTATCGATAAAATTCAAAAGGCAATTCACGATGATGGGCACACTGCAACTCGTAAAAAAAGTATGtcaaatgatataaaaatcatgAAGAGGAACCAAGATCCaatcaaaatgaaaaatgaCTTTTTCTTAAGCAAAATTGTACCAGCAATTCGCGATATTGAACATAGACAATTAGATCCGATTAGCAATATTATATCTCCTATTGAtgataatttcaattataacaGTGACAGAATTTGGAATTCAAAAGTAGCATCCCCAACATTTTACTCAGGACAACCACTAGAAGCCGTTGAAATGGGCAACTTACTCGCGAACTACAATAACGAAATAGCTAAAAGGGACCAAGAACcaataactattaaaaataaaagaatcaaAAATCGAGTTAATGATCTAAATAacgttacattttatttgaaagataTTGATGGCTCTGGATTTTCAGTAGGTTTCAATCAATATGTTGATGAACCACCAGACATGGAAAGTTTAAAACTTTTCAGTGGGGTAGAAAATCTTATTCAAGAATATCATAATACTTACGATGACTCTAATAAAATGGATAAGGTCTCAGACAacgtaaataatgaaaaagggcagaattatattaaaagagaACAAGAAAGTATATCAAATTCTCACGTTTTTAGGCGATCAGTCAACAATGacccaaatttaaattattcttataagaaatttattaaaaaacttattaaaccaataaattactataaacCCTGGAAAGTCAATGgcaaattattaaacacaatatttacaaatagacAATATAAGACTACTGGCTCGCCAGGTACAATAAATGTTGTCTCGaaaccaattaaaataaatgatctaTCTGTTGCTTTTATAAACAACTATTATAATGAGATACCTAAAAAATATAGAGTGGATTCTTTGGAAAGTAAATTAACAAGACAAAAACGATCGGTAagtgtgaaaaaaatatcaaatctgaattctaaaattaaattaaatagatttataaatatcaatcctaaatttaataaaaaaaaattcaatatcaataaaagaaacaaaagacaagtgaataaaataagaataatagcTAGAGAACGATCTAAGGGGAAAAAATCAaatgaagaaaatataattttactatcaCCAAGTGATATGTACTCGAAGAAAAAAGGAAACATACCAGAAACAGATGCAAGTGATACCCAAAACAGTGACACGGTACCATTTTCtgaatttcttaatttaaactatCCCAATCAACCATTAATCGATGAATATCGCAATGAACCTCAAAGTTTATCGATGCCACAATATcctcatatattttttgaagaaCAGACGTCAAGAGAATATTCGAGAGAAGATAATTCTGCAAAACCTTATAGAATTCAAGCTAAGCCAAATGTCAGACAACTAACCTACCAACCATCAGAAGTTATAACTGAACGATCTTCATCAGTTTTTTCCAATGTAAAGCTACCAGGGGTTGAAGAAATTGTCAATGCTATTATACCACCCAAGTCCAATTATAAGGTCACTGTTAAAATTTCGCCGAAAAATACATCTAGTATTCATTCCGGCTTCAAAGAAGTTCACACTAGTGTAAATAAGAGTTACGATCGGAACGGTTTCCGTTATTTTTCGTTATTAAATGTATCACAGTTTTCCAAAGTTGAAAATGTAAATGAAAGTAACATCGTGCCTGAAAATAGAAGAAGCATACCATTGGCACCAgttaataaagaattaaaagaaaaagaaaagcaAATACAAACTCTAtttcaattacataaaaagaGAATTGATTCGCAGTTAgataatttgaaaaaagaaaaattatttatagaaaatgtattacatGAAAATGAggacattaaaattaaaagaaatgaaaatgttaaagatCCGGATAACccattaaatgtaataagtaaaattgaaAAACCACGAAAAACAACCACTCCTAAAACATTTTGCACTGTAACACAATCTCTTCAAActaaagaaagaaaacaacCTGATGATCCAGAaacgaaaattttaataaggaCAATACAAAACAATGAACAAACTACAAAGGAGATTTTAAAGAAGATCGATGTTAATACAGACTTACTGCGACAGTTCCTTCACAAATTAACTTCACAAACAATATCAACGACGACAGAACATTTTGAAAGAATAtatggaaataataattacttccATCAAACAGACTTGAGGAATAGTTCCGAAAATCAAGCAATTTCATTACCACAGACTCATTACGCGGAGCGAATGTTTAAGCCTAAATTGTCGACTCAACAGCCGAATTTTCAGATAAGAAAAAACCAGTCAAGGTTCTTCATAGACGATCTAGAAGATTACAACTCGGTATCCGctactattaaaattaatacaactcacttgtaa
- the LOC123717457 gene encoding protein PFC0760c-like isoform X3: MSHCDYDTIFYRVFCATVLGIAFTFTVILTNVFIDIDGLLSKKDTVAESTSNFESYRTEDVKNDVQYDDRSDDADPYRVKRSIEPNNFLFQVKNPNIKKMLTNKLANLLEELDEEESTKTNGNVEQTKANTENINNNQKDKNTEENNDNMLHLAMHNILLQGIIGHMDLNNVYKKVHLLVKNFYEHNTEKPNNAIETSKEIPEYTKQNEEEKFFEELLKCKTLKDQVNESKVVIKTIIEINDKGKLQRDNSSNNNDIIGLIKLIYNGKSIKIEKLEDTFIKTDKDDGKITTNAQISNKKLSYFTGNPLIQEKQLSDPNWNKIIENYIKQHKVSNDFVKNIENKINRKKRQIKIHYLDSKHATDKPKTAEKIKKDDEELYIEIETHFDGKGIKGEKKKKLVRSLIDKIQKAIHDDGHTATRKKSMSNDIKIMKRNQDPIKMKNDFFLSKIVPAIRDIEHRQLDPISNIISPIDDNFNYNSDRIWNSKVASPTFYSGQPLEAVEMGNLLANYNNEIAKRDQEPITIKNKRIKNRVNDLNNVTFYLKDIDGSGFSVGFNQYVDEPPDMESLKLFSGVENLIQEYHNTYDDSNKMDKVSDNVNNEKGQNYIKREQESISNSHVFRRSVNNDPNLNYSYKKFIKKLIKPINYYKPWKVNGKLLNTIFTNRQYKTTGSPGTINVVSKPIKINDLSVAFINNYYNEIPKKYRVDSLESKLTRQKRSVSVKKISNLNSKIKLNRFININPKFNKKKFNINKRNKRQVNKIRIIARERSKGKKSNEENIILLSPSDMYSKKKGNIPETDASDTQNSDTVPFSEFLNLNYPNQPLIDEYRNEPQSLSMPQYPHIFFEEQTSREYSREDNSAKPYRIQAKPNVRQLTYQPSEVITERSSSVFSNVKLPGVEEIVNAIIPPKSNYKVTVKISPKNTSSIHSGFKEVHTSVNKSYDRNGFRYFSLLNVSQFSKVENVNESNIVPENRRSIPLAPVNKELKEKEKQIQTLFQLHKKRIDSQLDNLKKEKLFIENVLHENEDIKIKRNENVKDPDNPLNVISKIEKPRKTTTPKTFCTVTQSLQTKERKQPDDPETKILIRTIQNNEQTTKEILKKIDVNTDLLRQFLHKLTSQTISTTTEHFERIYGNNNYFHQTDLRNSSENQAISLPQTHYAERMFKPKLSTQQPNFQIRKNQSRFFIDDLEDYNSVSATIKINTTHL; the protein is encoded by the exons ATGTCACATTGTGATTatgatacaatattttatagagtATTCTGTGCAACGGTATTAGGTATAGcatttacatttacagttATTTTGACTAATGTCTTCATTGATATTGATGGGTTGTTATCAAAGAAAG acacCGTCGCGGAGTCCACATCCAACTTTGAAAGTTACAGAACAGAAGATGTTAAGAATGATGTTCAATATGATGATCGGAGCGATGACGCAGATCCATATAGGGTTAAAAGATCAATAG AACccaataattttttgtttcaagTTAAAAACccaaatataaagaaaatgttaacAAACAAACTAGCAAATTTACTTGAAGAATTGGACGAAGAAGAATCTACGAAAACGAACGGTAATGTGGAACAGACGAAAGCGAAcacagaaaatataaataataatcaaaaagataaaaatacagaagaaaataatgataacatGCTGCACTTAGCAATGCATAATATTCTTCTACAAGGTATCATTGGACATATGgatttaaataatgtgtatAAAAAAGTGCACCTGCTTGTCAAGAATTTTTACGAACATAACACCg aaaagccTAACAATGCTATAGAAACTTCAAAGGAAATACCAGAATATACAAAGCAGAATGAAGAAGAGAAGTTTTTTGAAGAGCTTTTGAAATGTAAAACTTTAAAGGACCAAGTCAatg aatctAAAgtagtaattaaaacaattattgaaataaatgataaaggAAAGCTTCAGAGAGACAATAGCTC GAACAATAACGATATCATAGGcttaattaaacttatatataacggaaagtcaataaaaattgaaaaacttGAAGATACATTCATAAAAACGGACAAAGATGATGGAAAAATTACTACAAATGCGCAAATATCAAACAAAAAGTTGTCATATTTTACTGGCAATCCTCTTATTCAAGAGAAGCAACTTTCTGATCCaaattggaataaaataatcgagaattacataaaacaacaCAAAGTTAGTaatgattttgtaaaaaatatagaaaataaaataaaccggAAAAAAcgtcaaattaaaattcactACCTTGATAGCAAACACGCAACTGATAAGCCTAAAACTgctgaaaaaattaaaaaagatgatgaagaattatatattgaaattgaaacacattttgatggtAAAGGGATTAAAGgggaaaagaaaaagaagttAGTTCGAAGTCTTATCGATAAAATTCAAAAGGCAATTCACGATGATGGGCACACTGCAACTCGTAAAAAAAGTATGtcaaatgatataaaaatcatgAAGAGGAACCAAGATCCaatcaaaatgaaaaatgaCTTTTTCTTAAGCAAAATTGTACCAGCAATTCGCGATATTGAACATAGACAATTAGATCCGATTAGCAATATTATATCTCCTATTGAtgataatttcaattataacaGTGACAGAATTTGGAATTCAAAAGTAGCATCCCCAACATTTTACTCAGGACAACCACTAGAAGCCGTTGAAATGGGCAACTTACTCGCGAACTACAATAACGAAATAGCTAAAAGGGACCAAGAACcaataactattaaaaataaaagaatcaaAAATCGAGTTAATGATCTAAATAacgttacattttatttgaaagataTTGATGGCTCTGGATTTTCAGTAGGTTTCAATCAATATGTTGATGAACCACCAGACATGGAAAGTTTAAAACTTTTCAGTGGGGTAGAAAATCTTATTCAAGAATATCATAATACTTACGATGACTCTAATAAAATGGATAAGGTCTCAGACAacgtaaataatgaaaaagggcagaattatattaaaagagaACAAGAAAGTATATCAAATTCTCACGTTTTTAGGCGATCAGTCAACAATGacccaaatttaaattattcttataagaaatttattaaaaaacttattaaaccaataaattactataaacCCTGGAAAGTCAATGgcaaattattaaacacaatatttacaaatagacAATATAAGACTACTGGCTCGCCAGGTACAATAAATGTTGTCTCGaaaccaattaaaataaatgatctaTCTGTTGCTTTTATAAACAACTATTATAATGAGATACCTAAAAAATATAGAGTGGATTCTTTGGAAAGTAAATTAACAAGACAAAAACGATCGGTAagtgtgaaaaaaatatcaaatctgaattctaaaattaaattaaatagatttataaatatcaatcctaaatttaataaaaaaaaattcaatatcaataaaagaaacaaaagacaagtgaataaaataagaataatagcTAGAGAACGATCTAAGGGGAAAAAATCAaatgaagaaaatataattttactatcaCCAAGTGATATGTACTCGAAGAAAAAAGGAAACATACCAGAAACAGATGCAAGTGATACCCAAAACAGTGACACGGTACCATTTTCtgaatttcttaatttaaactatCCCAATCAACCATTAATCGATGAATATCGCAATGAACCTCAAAGTTTATCGATGCCACAATATcctcatatattttttgaagaaCAGACGTCAAGAGAATATTCGAGAGAAGATAATTCTGCAAAACCTTATAGAATTCAAGCTAAGCCAAATGTCAGACAACTAACCTACCAACCATCAGAAGTTATAACTGAACGATCTTCATCAGTTTTTTCCAATGTAAAGCTACCAGGGGTTGAAGAAATTGTCAATGCTATTATACCACCCAAGTCCAATTATAAGGTCACTGTTAAAATTTCGCCGAAAAATACATCTAGTATTCATTCCGGCTTCAAAGAAGTTCACACTAGTGTAAATAAGAGTTACGATCGGAACGGTTTCCGTTATTTTTCGTTATTAAATGTATCACAGTTTTCCAAAGTTGAAAATGTAAATGAAAGTAACATCGTGCCTGAAAATAGAAGAAGCATACCATTGGCACCAgttaataaagaattaaaagaaaaagaaaagcaAATACAAACTCTAtttcaattacataaaaagaGAATTGATTCGCAGTTAgataatttgaaaaaagaaaaattatttatagaaaatgtattacatGAAAATGAggacattaaaattaaaagaaatgaaaatgttaaagatCCGGATAACccattaaatgtaataagtaaaattgaaAAACCACGAAAAACAACCACTCCTAAAACATTTTGCACTGTAACACAATCTCTTCAAActaaagaaagaaaacaacCTGATGATCCAGAaacgaaaattttaataaggaCAATACAAAACAATGAACAAACTACAAAGGAGATTTTAAAGAAGATCGATGTTAATACAGACTTACTGCGACAGTTCCTTCACAAATTAACTTCACAAACAATATCAACGACGACAGAACATTTTGAAAGAATAtatggaaataataattacttccATCAAACAGACTTGAGGAATAGTTCCGAAAATCAAGCAATTTCATTACCACAGACTCATTACGCGGAGCGAATGTTTAAGCCTAAATTGTCGACTCAACAGCCGAATTTTCAGATAAGAAAAAACCAGTCAAGGTTCTTCATAGACGATCTAGAAGATTACAACTCGGTATCCGctactattaaaattaatacaactcacttgtaa